The proteins below come from a single Esox lucius isolate fEsoLuc1 chromosome 7, fEsoLuc1.pri, whole genome shotgun sequence genomic window:
- the LOC105009566 gene encoding olfactory receptor 2AT4-like, producing the protein MSSLTSDLSLTENITTIIRPPYFYISGFTAIPHMKYYYVFLCFVYIMSLIGNTFVMFVISMDRSLHSPKYIAVFNLALTDVCETTALVPKLLDMFLFGRQFISYDQCLANYFFVVIFLFMQSFNLIILSYDRLVAICQPLRYHMLVSHRSMFQLTGAAWVFAVLIVLFPVSFITRLSFCESVVINSYFCDHYPLYSLAAPCSDVLPNRVLSHLIPCIVFYIPMIFIIASYICITHALFTITLPQDRHRAIKTCTSHLILVAIYYLPINITYLFVFFIPSNIRIINLSLTSVLPPMLNPIIYVLKTEEFKVSAKKLIRRGAQRAVGPLMFT; encoded by the exons ATGAGttccctgacctctgaccttagcCTGACAGAgaacatcaccaccatcatccgaCCCCCTTACTTCTACATCAGTGGATTCACAGCGATCCCCCACATGAAGTACTACTATGTCTTCCTCTGTTTTGTATACATCATGTCTCTG ATCGGCAATACCTTCGTCATGTTTGTCATCTCCATGGACCGCAGCCTCCACAG CCCCAAGTACATCGCAGTGTTCAACCTGGCCCTCACAGATGTATGTGAGACAACTGCTCTAGTCCCCAAGCTCCTGGATATGTTCTTGTTCGGCAGACAGTTCATCTCCTACGACCAATGCCTCGCCAATTATTTCTTTGtcgtcatcttcctcttcatgcAGTCCTTCAATCTCATCATTCTCTCCTATGACAGACTGGTGGCCATCTGCCAGCCACTCAG GTACCACATGTTAGTGAGTCACAGGTCCATGTTTCAGCTGACCGGTGCTGCCTGGGTGTTCGCTGTGTTAATTGTGTTATTCCCTGTGAGTTTCATCACACGCCTCTCCTTCTGTGA GTCTGTGGTGATCAACAGCTACTTCTGTGACCATTATCCTCTGTACAGTCTGGCAGCCCCCTGTTCTGACGTGCTCCCTAACCGTGTGTTGTCACACCTCATCCCCTGTATTGTCTTCTATATTCCCATGATCTTCATCATAGCATCTTACATCTGTATCACCCACGCCCTCTTCACAATCACACTTCCCCAGGACAG ACACAGGGCCATAAAGACATGCACCTCACACCTAATACTAGTGGCCATTTACTATCTGCCCATTAATATCACCTACCTTTTCGTCTTCTTCATCCCCTCCAACATACGGATCATCAACCTCTCTCTGACCTCTGTTCTGCCTCCCATGCTCAACCCCATCATATACGTTCTGAAGACGGAGGAGTTCAAAGTATCAGCTAAGAAGCTAATCAGGAGAGGAGCCCAAAGAGCTGTGGGTCCACTGATGTTTACATGA